GGTCACTTCTAAACACTAAATCATTGACCGGTACCCCATAGTTTCCAGAGTTAAAAAACATGACGCTATTCGAAAAGGTCGTTTTTTCACCTTTCTCCAATCGAATCATCTTGCCAATAAAGTGCGAAATAATATATAAAATCACGACATAGAGAATGAAAAACAAGAATACCTGTCCAAATAAATTCATAGATATCTTTGTACTATATAATTTCACAAAAATAAATGCGGGTACAAGAAAATAAATATTTAATCGAGCTAATGTTTGTACATTTAACTGAAACTTCATTTGCATCCAATAACCGATAAACATAATGACAAATATCGGTAATAGAATATCTTTTAAAATAATCCCCAGTTCTAGCAAGTTCCCCCATCCCCTAGTCTCGAGTATTTATGATTTCCCTATCACTCCGATAACTTTTTCCATACTTCATCATAAACTTGTTTAAGTGGAACATGATTGACTTCAGCGATTTCTTTACATTCCTCATATTCAGGAGAGCTTTTAATCACTTGCCCATCCAATATTCCTTCTTTTACAGTAACCTCTCCCCATTTGGTCGAAACTTTTCGGAAACTCCTTTCCATTCGATGAACCGTTAGAGGATAATACCGAACCCCCAATGTAGTCGTTTCACGGAAGAGGATGTCCTTCATTTTATTTAATTTGGATTCAGAACAAAGAAGTTGTAACAATATCGCCGGCCGATTTTTTTTCATATAAATCGGCGTATAATAAACATCATTTGCCCCGGCCTCGATTAATAAATCCAACACATACCCTAAAATTTCACCGGAAATATCATCTAAATTGACTTCAACCTTGAACATAGCATCATCAGTATGCGCATGATTTGGCGGATGAATGACTGACATTATGACTGCCCCTCTTCTGTTGGTTGTGCCAATCGATGGATTAACGCAGCATTGTACGCCGCCCCGTAGCCATTGTCGATGTTTACAACGCTAATGCCTGATGCACAGGAATTAAGCATCGTGAGTAATGCTGATAAACCATTGAAATTTGCACCGTAGCCAACACTCGTCGGGACAGCAATCACTGGATGTGAAACAAGACCACCGACGACGCTCGGCAGCGCACCCTCCATTCCAGCTACCGTAATCGAAACCGTTGCCTGTTGAATTTCTTCTATATTATCGAGTAATCGATGAATGCCAGCGACCCCAACATCATAAAATCGACGCACTTCACAACCAAATGCTTCAGCAGTAACGGCCGCCTCTTCAGCAACCCTTAAATCTGAAGTACCCGCACATAAGACGGCAATAAAGCCTTTTGCAAAACGGCTTTTTTGTTCATGACGTGAATATAAAATTTCAGCAATCTCATTGTAAATTAATTCTGTGTGGATTTTTCTAACTTCTTCTGCTTTTTCCTTTGAAATTCTTGTGACTAATATGTCATCCCCACGCGTCTGAATCGCGGTAATAATTGTGGTAATTTGCTCAGCCGTTTTACCTTCACCGTAGATTGTTTCTGGAAAGCCTTGACGTTTTTTACGATGATGGTCGACTTTCGCAAACCCTAAATTTTCATATGTTGCAAGCTTTCCTTTCGCTTCTTCTATACTTAATGTTCCTAATTGAACTTGCTTTAATATTTCTTCCATTTACCTCACGCACCTTATTTCAATCTGATGATAAAAAACGGGATCGCTGATTTATTTTATTGATGAATAATATCAGTATCCCGTTTTTTCCTACGAAATTAGTTTCTTATCGTCTTTTTTATAAAACAGTTATACAATCATCATAACAAATAAGGGACCGAGAAGAATCAAAAATACTTCTTTAAATCATTCGCAATGTGCATATACTTATCGAAATTCTTTTTGTAAAATGCATGATTGTCCATATTAGGCTGAATGACCGCTTCAATCGGAATGTTTTGTTTAATCTCCTCTAAAGATGCTACTTTTCCTGTCGCGTATAATGCTGTCCAGGCGGCACCCCAAGCAGCACTATGATGACTTTCTGATAAATACACTTCTTTTCCAAAGACATCCGCCAGCATTTGTACCCATAAAGGTGATCTTGCAAGCCCGCCATTCACATAGATTTTCTTCGTTTCCCCCGCCTGTTTTTCTAGTGCTAGTCCGATGTGGAATAAATTATAGGTAATGCCTTCTAACACAGCACGAACTAAATGCTCTTTTTTATGCGTAATGGAAAGTCCGAAGAAATTCCCTTTTGCTTCTTGACGCCATACGGGTGCTCTTTCTCCATTTATATACGGTAGGAATAATACCCCTTCTGCCCCCGGCGCAACTTTTTCTGCTTCTGCAGTTAATTGCTCAAAACTGCCTTCATACTCAATCAGTTCTTTTAACCATTGGAGTGCGATACCGCCGTTATTTGTTGGCCCACCAATAATCGATAATTCATCTGTAAATGCATAGCAAAAAACTTCTTGTTCTTCACTTACTTTAAAGCCTTTCATCATTTGTCGAATTGCACCGCTCGTTCCTGCTGAAATCGCTACTTCACCGGGTGAAATAGCGCCACTTCCTAAGTTTGCTAACTGCCCATCAGCCGCGCCAATGACAAATGGAAGATCTGCTGAAATGCCCATTTCCTTTGCAATTGCTTCATCTAATCCAGTTAATATTTCTGTTGGTGCTACAATTTTGGAAAGTTGTTCGGAATTTACGCCACTCAATGCTAACGCTTGTTTGTCCCAATCGAATTCCTTCACATTGAACATGCCTGTTGCTGATGCCATAGAATAATCAATGACACGAACGCCAAACCATTTTTGGATGACATATTCTTTTGCTGACATAAAGTAAGTTGCTTGTTGATAAGGTTCGAATTTCGTCTCCTTCATCCAGAGCAATTTACTAAACGGGGACATCGGATGGTTCGGTAATCCAGTATTTGCGTAAACTTCATCGCCGACTGTTTCACGCAGTGCACGCGCTTGTTCACTGCTTCGGCCATCCGCCCAAATCATTACTGGGGATAATGGCTCGAATTGTTCATTCACGCAAATAAGTGAATGCATCGCAGCACATAGGCCAACAGATGTTATATCGTCCGTGGAAATATCACCTTTTCCTAGGACATCCTTAATGGCGCCTCTAGAGGCTGCTTCAATTTCTACCGGGTCCTGTTCCACCCAATCTGGTTGCGGATAATGAGAAGTAATCATTCTTTCAGCTTCCGCGACAAGTTTTCCATTCATTTCAAAAACCACTGCTTTTGCACTCGTCGTACCGATATCCAGTGCAAGTACAAGTTCTTTCGACATTACTTTTCACCTTACTCTCTTTATTTTGAAAAGAAAAAGCTTTGGAATGTTCTCCAAAGCTTTTGATTAACGTTCCTGCGTCAAATTCATTTAGATTGTCATTGCACCGAAACCGCCGTCAACACGGATAAGTGTTCCAGTTACGAAGCCAGATGCTTGGTCTGAAGCAAGCCATACTGCTGTACCAGCAAGTTCTTCTGGTTTACCAAAACGATCCATTGGCGTATGTCCCATAATAGAAGCAATACGTTCTTCACTTAAAATTTTACGGTTTTGTTCCGCCGGGAAGAATCCTGGAATAATTGCGTTTACACGGATGCCGTGCGGTGCAAATTCACGTGCTAAAAACTGTGTCATATTGTTTACGCCAGCTTTAGATACCGAGTATGTAAAGACTCTTGATAATGGCGTTGTAGATGATACGGATGAAATATTAATGATGCTACCTTTTCTTTCTTGTTCAATCATTCTTTCCGCAAATACTTGCGTCGTTAGCATGATACCTTTTAAGTTTACATCTAAAATATGGTCCCACTCTTCTTCTTCGATTTCGAAAAATGGTGTTGGACTATTTGTTCCCGGCGCGTTTAATAAAATATCCCAGCCGCCTGACCAAGCTTCAATTTCTTTTGCAACGTTCTGTAAAGATTCTTTTGAAATAACATCCGCTTGGAATGCCTTCGCTTTACCGCCTTTTGCAATTATATCTTGTACAACTTCTTCTGCTGTTTCTAAATTTCGGCCAACGACTGCTACTTGTGCACCTTGGTCTGCCAATCCTTTAACCATTGCTGAACCTAAAACACTATTTCCGCCAATTGCCACAGCTGTTTTTCCTGTTAAATCAAATAAGTTACTCATCGCTAAATCCCCCTAAAATGTTTAAGCTAAATTTTCGTCATCATCAAATGACAACTCATATAAATCCGTGATTGATTCCATATATGGATGGTTCTTCACGTCTTCAAGATACGCTTCAGAAACTTCAATTTCACCAATTTCCAGCGTATTTTTAATACGCACCATTCTAACTTGTGTAAAATCTAAAATATTACATGTTTTTATCGCTGCTTTAATTGCCAGTTTATCGTTCGCTAATGTTGTCGCAGCTTTTGTAGGCGCCACAACTGTAGAAGTTAAGCCATTTGCATACGTTGCATCCCAATCTGTTTTATCAACAAGACGTCGTGTCGTAAAGTCAGCAGTTCCAACACCGTTCGCATTTCCTTCTGTTTCTGGTGTCAAATCTAGCACGACCATTTTATTGACTTCCGGCCCGCCGTGCGCGTAAGGCGTTGGATAGCGTCCAGTAATATTCGGATCCATTCCGTCACCGCTAATATTTTTACCGATTTCATCAATCACAAGCACATCGATTTTATCGAAATTAATTTTAGGCAATAATTTCTTCGCCATCTTTTGAAGCTCTGTTTCACGCGTTTCAATTTCATCTGGTAATAAAACCTCAACATGCGCAACTTTATCAAAAGCATTTTCGACTGTCGCAACGCCAAATAATACTGGCATTTTCTCTAGAATCATCGAAGCCATTAAAATGATATGTTTGCCCATATGTTCGAAACCAAGCTGGTGGCACGTTTCTGCCCCTCTTTGTTTTCCTAAACCGATGGCAATCATTTTCATAATACCGCTTTCAACTGTTCCTCTAAATGCTGTGTGCGGTTTCACGCGGTTAATCACAACAATTCCATCCGCTTGTGAAGCGAGCTTATCCACGTAAACAGGTAATCCATTTTCCAACTTTCCAATTTCCACAACTTCCATAGATGAACGGATTTCAGCGCCGACCGTTTCTTCCGTCACGCCTAAATGTGCAAGGACCGCGGTTTGTCCTTCTGCTGTTGCACCACCGTGGCTTCCCATACTCGGAACAATAAAAGGCTTTGCTCCAAGCTCTTTTAAAAATGTAATCGTTCTTCTCGTCACTTCAACAATTTGATCGACGCCTCTACTGCCAACAGCTACTGCAATTTCCATGCCTGGTTTGACTGTTTTTCGAATTTCTTCTTTTTGTAATGCTTCATTCAATGCGCCATCTACATCATCTAATTTTGTATCATCAAATGATTGACGTACTTTCATCATTTTAGGTACTGGTATATCTTTTAGTAGTTCTTCAATAATTCCCATTCAAAACTCACTCCTATTCGAGATAAAAGAACTTATTTAACAATGCATAACAATGCTCCAACTCACATTTTTCCTACGCGAATGTAAGCCCTTTCAAACTTGACAGTTATAATATAATACGTTTTCTTAAGTAGCAAGTTTTTAATTTGTTTATCAACCCAACAAACAATTGATTATAGAATATCATTTATCTGATTTTCCGTCAATAGTCTACGATTATATGAATATCGAAATTTTTTTCTTTTAAATGAATGAACTTTTCCGCTTAAAAAACACTACAAATATACCCGCTTACTTATGCGTAAGCGGGTATATTCCTATTATTAAACGCTTGCTTTTTCTAGCTTCGTATCCATTAGGCTTTCAGACAACTCTTCGTTCATACTACCTGTACGATATCCGCGTAAAT
This window of the Sporosarcina ureilytica genome carries:
- a CDS encoding gluconokinase, which translates into the protein MSKELVLALDIGTTSAKAVVFEMNGKLVAEAERMITSHYPQPDWVEQDPVEIEAASRGAIKDVLGKGDISTDDITSVGLCAAMHSLICVNEQFEPLSPVMIWADGRSSEQARALRETVGDEVYANTGLPNHPMSPFSKLLWMKETKFEPYQQATYFMSAKEYVIQKWFGVRVIDYSMASATGMFNVKEFDWDKQALALSGVNSEQLSKIVAPTEILTGLDEAIAKEMGISADLPFVIGAADGQLANLGSGAISPGEVAISAGTSGAIRQMMKGFKVSEEQEVFCYAFTDELSIIGGPTNNGGIALQWLKELIEYEGSFEQLTAEAEKVAPGAEGVLFLPYINGERAPVWRQEAKGNFFGLSITHKKEHLVRAVLEGITYNLFHIGLALEKQAGETKKIYVNGGLARSPLWVQMLADVFGKEVYLSESHHSAAWGAAWTALYATGKVASLEEIKQNIPIEAVIQPNMDNHAFYKKNFDKYMHIANDLKKYF
- the larC gene encoding nickel insertion protein produces the protein MSVIHPPNHAHTDDAMFKVEVNLDDISGEILGYVLDLLIEAGANDVYYTPIYMKKNRPAILLQLLCSESKLNKMKDILFRETTTLGVRYYPLTVHRMERSFRKVSTKWGEVTVKEGILDGQVIKSSPEYEECKEIAEVNHVPLKQVYDEVWKKLSE
- a CDS encoding SDR family oxidoreductase, yielding MSNLFDLTGKTAVAIGGNSVLGSAMVKGLADQGAQVAVVGRNLETAEEVVQDIIAKGGKAKAFQADVISKESLQNVAKEIEAWSGGWDILLNAPGTNSPTPFFEIEEEEWDHILDVNLKGIMLTTQVFAERMIEQERKGSIINISSVSSTTPLSRVFTYSVSKAGVNNMTQFLAREFAPHGIRVNAIIPGFFPAEQNRKILSEERIASIMGHTPMDRFGKPEELAGTAVWLASDQASGFVTGTLIRVDGGFGAMTI
- the larB gene encoding nickel pincer cofactor biosynthesis protein LarB translates to MEEILKQVQLGTLSIEEAKGKLATYENLGFAKVDHHRKKRQGFPETIYGEGKTAEQITTIITAIQTRGDDILVTRISKEKAEEVRKIHTELIYNEIAEILYSRHEQKSRFAKGFIAVLCAGTSDLRVAEEAAVTAEAFGCEVRRFYDVGVAGIHRLLDNIEEIQQATVSITVAGMEGALPSVVGGLVSHPVIAVPTSVGYGANFNGLSALLTMLNSCASGISVVNIDNGYGAAYNAALIHRLAQPTEEGQS
- a CDS encoding lactate racemase domain-containing protein — translated: MGIIEELLKDIPVPKMMKVRQSFDDTKLDDVDGALNEALQKEEIRKTVKPGMEIAVAVGSRGVDQIVEVTRRTITFLKELGAKPFIVPSMGSHGGATAEGQTAVLAHLGVTEETVGAEIRSSMEVVEIGKLENGLPVYVDKLASQADGIVVINRVKPHTAFRGTVESGIMKMIAIGLGKQRGAETCHQLGFEHMGKHIILMASMILEKMPVLFGVATVENAFDKVAHVEVLLPDEIETRETELQKMAKKLLPKINFDKIDVLVIDEIGKNISGDGMDPNITGRYPTPYAHGGPEVNKMVVLDLTPETEGNANGVGTADFTTRRLVDKTDWDATYANGLTSTVVAPTKAATTLANDKLAIKAAIKTCNILDFTQVRMVRIKNTLEIGEIEVSEAYLEDVKNHPYMESITDLYELSFDDDENLA